Sequence from the Streptomyces mobaraensis NBRC 13819 = DSM 40847 genome:
CGGCCGGCCGTCTCGATCACCCCACGGTCGCGCAGGATCCGGTAGGCCGACGCCACCGTGTTGTGGTTGACCCCCAGCTCGACGGCCAACTCACGCAGCGGCGGCAGCAGTTCCCCCGGAGGGAGGCGGCCGTCGCCCACGGCGCGCTCCACGCTCTCCGAGATCTCCGCTGCGCGGCGGCCCGTGATCCGATACTCTCCTAGCACAAACCCGATTATGCACTAGTGCAATGGAGTCCGCAATGTCTTCCCCGGCTTCTCCGGCCTCCCCGGCTTCCACAGCTTCCCCGGCCCCTCAGGCCGAGGCGCACACCTCGGCCCCAGCCCCGGCCCCCGGCGGCGCGTACGAGCGCACCGCCCGCACCACCCCCACCCGCTACCGCGACCGCGCCTCCTACGACCGCGAACTGGTCCACGCCATCCTCGACGACGGCTACCTGTGCCACCTCGGTTTCGTCCGCGACGGCGCGCCGGTCGTCCTGCCGACGCTCTACGGGCGCGTCGGCGAGCGGCTGTACGTGCACGGCTCCACGGGCTCCGCCCCGCTGCGCGCCGCGGGGGAAGCCGCCGAGGGCATACCCGTCTGCGTCACCGTCACCCACGTCGACGGCCTGGTGCTGGCCCGCAGCGCCTTCAACCACTCCGTCAACTACCGCAGCGTCGTGGTGCACGGCACCGCCCGCCGCGTGACCGACCCGGAGGAGCTGGCCACCGCGCTCGACGCCCTGGTGGACCAGGCGGTGCCCGGCCGCGCGGCGGACTCCCGGCCGGGCTCGCCCAAGGAGCTGGCCGCCACGGCGGTGCTGCGCGTGGACCTCGCGGAGGTCTCCGCCAAGGTCCGCGCCGGCGGCCCCGGGGACGACCCGGAGGACCTCTCCCTGCCGTACTGGACGGGCGTCGTCCCCGTGACCACCGTGCGCGGGACGCCGGTCCCGGCGGACGACCTCGCCCCCGGCATCCCGCTCCCCGGCTACCTCACGCCCCGCTGACCGGCCCGCCGACCGCCCCGCCGGCCCCGGCCGCCTCCGGTTCCCCGGCCACTTCCCGGCCCCCGGCCGGAACGGCCGCCGCGGGCCGGGCGGCCCGTCCGGCCCCGCGCGTCTCCACCAGCGCCAGCCCCGCCACCGCGGCCATCAGCACCACCGTGCCCAGAACGGTCGCGGCCGTCAGCCGCTCCCCCAGCGCCGTCACGGCGATGACCGCGGCGGTGACGGGCTCCAGCAGGGTGATCACGGTGGCCGTGGTGGCGCGCACCGCCTGCAGCCCGGTGAAGAACAGCGCGTACGCCAGCGCCGTCGGCACGGTCACCAGATACCCCATCAGCAGCAGCGTGCGCCCCAGCCCCTGGGCGCTCGGCAGCACCCCGCCCGCCACCGCGAACGGCAGCAGGAGCACGGTGCAGACGCCGAACGAGGTCAGGGTCGTGGTGAAGGGGTCCGTCGCCCGGCCCGCCCGGCCGAGGTACCGGGCGTGCACGGCGAACAGCGCGTACCCGGCCGCCGACAGCAGCGCCAACGCCACCCCGGCGGGCCGTACGGTGGCCGAGCCGCCGCCGAGCACCAGCACGGCCAGCCCGGCGAGGGCCCCGGCGACGGCGAACCGGCCGCCCCCGCCGAGCCGTTCGCCCATCAGCAGCCGGCCGCCGAGCGCCGCCAGCACGGGCGCGGCGCCCAGGGTGACGACGGTGCCGACCGCCGTGCCCGTCGCGTCCACCGCCGCGAAGAAGGCCGCGTTGAAGACGGTGAGCCCGACCCCGTTGACCAGCGCGGCCGACACCCGGCGGCGCCGCGGCCCGGTCGGGCGGGGACGCCCCGCCGAGCGCCGCGAGGGCACCAGGAACCGTACGGCCAGCAGCAGCGCGAAGCCGCCGGCGCTGCGCCAGAAGGTGAGCGCGACGGGACCGAGGCCGCTGCTGTCGATCGCCAGGGTGGCGGTGGCTCCGGTGGTCCCCCAGGTGAGGGCGGTGAAGGTGACGTAGAGCAGGCCGCGCGCGGCGGACGGGATCCGCGGGGCGTCGGGGCGCACGGAGGGAAGGGCAGAAGGAAGGGACGACGACACGGACGTGTCGGACATGGCTGTTCTCCCGCTGAAGACGTGAAGGTCGCGTGGTCTTCGAACGCGGGCAGCGGCCGGCACCCGGGCGCGCGTCATGGCGCACCGGGCCGGTCACCCGGAAAGGTCCGGGGAACCCCCAGGGATCGGATCAGGATTGATCAGGTGGGGGAGGAAGGGCCGCCCGCGCTAGGCGGCGGGAGGCGGAAGAACAGCACTCGTAGGCATGATCACATCTTAGGACCGCGGCGCGCCGCCGGACAACTCCCGCCCGTCGGCCCCGCCTTCCGCCCTCCCAAGGCCGCCCCGAGACCCCACGTCGCGAAGACCGTCGCAAAGACCGTCCCGAGACCCGTCCCGAAGACCGTCCCCGAGACCGTCCGCCCCCTCGCCCCCGCCCCGTACCCCGCCGTCCCGCGGCGCCGAGCGCTGGGCGACGAACGCCCCGAGCAGCACGACCGCGCCGCCCACGAGCTGCGGAACCGACAGGCGCTCGCCCAGCAGCACCCAGGCGAGCACGGTGGCGACCACCGCCTCCAGACAGGCCACCACCCCCGCCACCTGCGGTGACAGCAGCCGCACCGACACCACCCCGGTGAGGTACGCGGCCACGGTGGCGACCAGCACCAGCCAGGCCAGCAGGACGACGGCCGGGACGTCCCCGCCGCGCAGTCCCGCGCTCCCGGCGAGCACATGCGCGTCCATGGTCCAGGGCCGCGCCACCGCCGTGAGGAGGAGGGCGCCGAGGAGGAAGCCGTAGGCGATGACGCCCACCGGGTCGGCGGCCTCGGCGTCGTCGCCGCCGTGGTCGGACAGGACGAAGTAGCCGACCTGGCAGACGGCCCCGCCGAGGGCGAGCAGCAGGCCCAGGGCGTCGAAGCGCAGCCCGGACCAGACCTCGACCACACAGGCCAGCCCGCCGACCGCCAGCACCACGCCAGCCGCCGCGGCCCGTGACACCGCCCGACGCCGGACGAACCGCACCCAGCCCAGCACCAGGGCGGGGGCCAGGTACTCGACGAGCAGGGCGACACCGACCGGGATCCGCGAGATGGCCGCGAAGTAGCAGGTCTGGACACCCGCGACGGCCAGCAGGCCGAAGCCCGCGAGCAGCGCGGGACGGCGCGTCACCAGGGCGCGGTGCCGCCACGCCAGGGGCAGCAGCACCAGGGCCGCGCCCGCGGACCGCAGCCAGACCACGTGGAGCGGGTCGAGCCCCGCCTCGATCAGCGGCTTGGCCGCGACGCCGGAGCCGCCGAAGGCGAGCGCCGAGACCAGGGCGAGGCCGAGCCCCGTCCCCCTTCCGCCGGACCGCAGGCCGGACAGCAGTTCCTTCCGCATCGACGCATCATGTCAGGCTCCGACAGGACCGTCACCGGCGTGGCTCCTGACCCACCGTCCGGCGCCGGGGCGGACGCACAGCCCCTCGGCGTCGATCCCGGCGCGTTCCAGCACCTCCACGGCCCGGCAGCGGGGGTCGAGGGCGAGCGCGTGCAGCAGGTCCAGCCCCTCGACCGGGCCCGGTCCGCGCACGGCGGCCCGCGCGTACGCCTCGCCCATGGCGATGGCGGCGGCGGGCGACCAGCCGGGGACGCCGCCCTCCGGCAGCAGCGGCAGCGCCCGCGAGTCCTCGACGCGGCCGCGCCAGCGCAGGCCGTAGCCGATGCTGCGCTGCACGAGGTAGCCGAGCAGCCGTACGAGCCGGTCCGGGCCGCCGGGCAGCGCGAGCCGGGTCTCGGGGTCGGCCTCCAGCAGGGAGTGCAGCAAGTGGGCGGTGTCGATCTGCCGGTCACCGTCGCGCAGGGCGCGCCGCCGGGCGCCGGCGACCGCCGCCGCCACCTCCGTGCTCAGCGGCACCTCGTCCGCCCCGCCGATGTCAGGTGTACGGCTTTGCACCCTCCCACCCCATCAGGCCCGGGCGCCAGAGGCATCCCCGAGCGGAAGCATTCGCGCGTCCCCCTCCGGTTGGGGGCGGACGCCCGCGCGCTCCTCCTTGAGGAGGAGACGCACGGGCGCTGTCCCCCAGGGGACCGACGGCGGGTCAGTCGCCTTCGGCGAGGATCAGGTAGAGCTTGCGGCGCGTCTCGTTGACGACGGCGAGCGCCTGTTCCCGCTGCTCCTCGCTGCCGGTGCGCCAGACCTGCCCGAACGCCTCCATCAGCGCGAATCCGGCCTGCCTGATCTCCTGCGCGGTCTCGCGGTCGGCGCCCCCGGCGACCTGCTCCCAGGGGGCCGCGGAACCCGCGTCGGCCTCCGCGCGACCGTCGTCGGTGAGCGCGAACAGCTTCTTGCCGCCCTCGCTCGCACTGCTGATCAGCCCCTCGTCCTCCAGCAGTTGGAGGGTGGGGTACACCGATCCGGGGCTGGGCCGCCAGGCGCCGCCGCTGCGCTCCGCGATCTCGCGGATCATCTCGTAGCCGTGCATGGGCCGGTCCTTGAGCAGCGCCAGGATCGACGCCCGCACATCACCGCGCCGCGCCCGACCGCCCGGGCCGCCGCGCCCCCGTCCACCGAACGGGGGCCCGCCGAAGGGCGGCCCGAACGGCCCGAAGGCCCGCCGCCCTCCCCGCTCACCACGCTCGCCACCACCACGCCGACCGAAGCCGGGGTGCTCATGACCATGGGGATACCGCATATCGCTCCTCCAGTTCATCGACCGTTCGCGATGCTTCGACGATATATCGGTATCGTTCATACGGCAAGACCCATGCCCTCGTCTCACGATGGCCCGCCTCCGCCCGCGACGTCAGGGCGCGACGGAAAGCGCGGCGAGGCGGCGCCGGCGGCGTTCGAGCCGGCCGGCACCGCTCGGAACGAGCGCCGCCGGCGCCGGACGAGCGCCTCGGCCGCCGTCCGTCACGACGGCCCCGGCCCGCGGCCCGCCACCGGGCGGTCCCGCCAAGCCTGTTCCCACCGCCGGGTCATGGCCGGATAGATGACGAGGTACCGAAAGGGCGCGATCAGGGCCATGTACAGCCGCCCGAAGCGTCCGTTGGCCTTGACCAGGACGGTCATCCGCAGCTCGTGGTCGCCGGCGCCGCCCGGGACCCAGCCGAGGTGCATGATCGTGTGTACGGTCTTGTTCGCCAGCTCCCGGGCGGACTCGTCGCGGAGTTCGTAGACGGCCTTGAGGGGCATCGCGTCGTCGTCCCATCCACGCGGCGCGTCGCGGAGGTCCGCGGGCAGGCGGTCACGGAGCGAGGCGACCCGTGAGCCCACACTCTCGGACGGGGCGTCCCATCCCAGCAGCGCGCCGAGCCTCCATCGCGCCGCGAACAGCAGTCTCGCCAGTGCGGGCTGGTTCCTGATGCCACCGGCGGCACGGAGAGCCTCGACCATCACGGGGAAATCGTCGGGGCCGGCCCCGGGCGTGCGGAAGCTCCAGACGTCCTCGACCGAGAAGTCCCCGGTGATCGCGTGGATGCGCCACGGTTGCTCGGTGAAGGCGGCGGTGGTGAGACGTGCCATGGTTACGCTCCTTTGATTTCGGCCTTTTCCGGCGGGGCGGCGAGACGGCGATCGGGCACGAGCCGGTCACCGTCCGGACGCCGACGACGCCGACGCCTCGCGCGCCGCCGGAGTCGGGCACGACCACGTTTCCGGCGTGGACCGCTTCCCCCGCGCGGCGGTCTGGGAGGTCAGACAACGCAGCAGGCGGACGTAAGGCGACCACGTGCGGCGACCGCGGCGTGCCGGTTCGAAGGCGAGCACCGCCCGGTCCAGGCATTCCTCCAGCAGGGCGTCGTGCAACCAGCGGAAGGCCAGCGGCCACGAGAGCCGGGCGGATCCGTGCAGTCGCATGGCGATGACGTGGCGGAGCACGGTGCCGCCCTCTTCCTCCGGGCCGACGGTGAACTCGTGGTACCCGTCGAAGCCACTCGGAGCCGAGAAGCGGAATCTCACCCATCGGCCGGGCACATAGTCCGTGACGCTGTAGCCGATCGGGCCGTGGCCGCCGCGCGAACCGACCCGCAGGCCGCGATCGAATCCCATCCTCGGCCAGGTCGCGAGCGGCCAGAGCGGGTCGTCATCACCCGCCAGGCCGTCCAGCAGGGCGCCGACCCGCTCCGCTGGTGCCGGGATCCGGCGTTCGTGAACGTTGAGCACCGCCATCGGTACCCCTCCAAGGCATTAGAGGATCTTCTCCAATTGATGTGGAGAGCACTCTCCATTTCAGTGCCCCACCACTCCCCCTGGCCGCCCGGGTCAACCTGCGGCCACTCGGCGCCCGCTCACACTCGCGGCTGACGGGCCAGCCGACCGGCAGGAACCGCGGTCCCGGTCACGGTCACGGCCCGCTTGTGGCCGAGAGCCCGCAGACCGGCCCCGAGCGCCAGCACCCCGGCGACCGTCTCCGCCACGTACACGGCGGCCATGAGCGCGGACGGACGATGGTCGGCGCCGACCATCGCGCCGAGGCCGCCGATGAACCCGCCCCACCCGAACGCCGCCGCGCTCCCCACCCAGGCCGCGGCGAGAGGCATCCGCACCCGGACCTCGGAGCGGCCCCGCCACAGCACGGTCAGGCCCCCGGCGCCGACCAGCGCCAGCACCCCTTGGACGGCCTCGACGGGCCGCACCGAGGCCTTGTCCATGTCGGAGATCTGCCGGGCGTTCAGGCCGAAGTCCGCGCCGCATCCCCACGCGAGGCGCAGGGCGGCGGTCACGGCCAGGAGCCCGGCCACGACCGCGACAACGGCGCGGACGCCGACCGGGACGCGCCGGGCGAACGCCCGGACCTGCCCGTTCAGGACACCGCCGACGCGGTCGTGCGCGTACATGGCGAACGCGCCGAGCAGAACGACGCCTTCGACGATGAAGCCGCTGTACACGAGGTCGTAGACCCACGGTTCGAGGAAGCCGTCGGGCTTGGCGAGGGGGTTGTGGCCGCCGAGCAGCGCGACGGCGGTCTGCGCCGGAACCGTGATCATGATGGGGGCCAGCAGCCCGGAGGCCACCCACATCGGCAGGACGATGAACAGGCCGCGCACCCGGGGCCCTCCGGGCCGGGTCATCTGGTGTGCGATCAAGGCGGCCGTCGCGTCCATCGCGAACGTCGCCAGGTTGACGGCCACCCACATGCCGTGGCTCACCCGGTGCCGGTCGACCACGCCGACGTTCGCACCGCAGACCCACAGCAGTTTGAGGCCGAGGTAGGGGAGGCACGCGAGGACGGCGGCGAAGCCGAGCCGGCGGCGCAGACGCTCACGGCGGGGATCGGCGACGGTGCCCGGCCCGGCCGTGGCCGCCGACGCGACGTCGAGGATGCTTGGTTCGCGGTTCGTGGTGTCCATGGGCTCAGCCTGTCCGCCGCCCCGGGGCGGCCGCGTCCGACCAGGCGCCGATCCGCTTCCCCCGCGCGGGGGAAACCCGACGGGCGCGTCCGCGCCTCAGCGTGCCGGTCGGCTGTCGCCGTCCGGCGTCGTATCGCCTTGGTGGCCCACACGATGGCGTTCGCGCCGAAGAACCTCCGGCGCCACCCGACGCCCTCGAACCCGAGCCCGCACAGCACCTCCGCGATGTCCCGACTCCCTCCCCCGTAGGGGGGAAGGAGATTCGACCCAGGCCACCGGCGGTCGCGGGCCCGGCCGGCCGTACTGGTCTGCGAGAGAACGCGGCCACGGGACGAGTGACCAGCGGGCGCGCGCACCCGGGCCCCGTCCCGATGGACGGCGCACCGCGCGCCGGGAGACGAAGACGGCCCGTGCCCCCGGTGCGCGGACGCCGTTCCGCGGAAGGAGCGAACTCCGGTACGCCGACGGGCCGT
This genomic interval carries:
- a CDS encoding pyridoxamine 5'-phosphate oxidase family protein — protein: MSSPASPASPASTASPAPQAEAHTSAPAPAPGGAYERTARTTPTRYRDRASYDRELVHAILDDGYLCHLGFVRDGAPVVLPTLYGRVGERLYVHGSTGSAPLRAAGEAAEGIPVCVTVTHVDGLVLARSAFNHSVNYRSVVVHGTARRVTDPEELATALDALVDQAVPGRAADSRPGSPKELAATAVLRVDLAEVSAKVRAGGPGDDPEDLSLPYWTGVVPVTTVRGTPVPADDLAPGIPLPGYLTPR
- a CDS encoding DMT family transporter encodes the protein MSDTSVSSSLPSALPSVRPDAPRIPSAARGLLYVTFTALTWGTTGATATLAIDSSGLGPVALTFWRSAGGFALLLAVRFLVPSRRSAGRPRPTGPRRRRVSAALVNGVGLTVFNAAFFAAVDATGTAVGTVVTLGAAPVLAALGGRLLMGERLGGGGRFAVAGALAGLAVLVLGGGSATVRPAGVALALLSAAGYALFAVHARYLGRAGRATDPFTTTLTSFGVCTVLLLPFAVAGGVLPSAQGLGRTLLLMGYLVTVPTALAYALFFTGLQAVRATTATVITLLEPVTAAVIAVTALGERLTAATVLGTVVLMAAVAGLALVETRGAGRAARPAAAVPAGGREVAGEPEAAGAGGAVGGPVSGA
- a CDS encoding EamA family transporter, producing the protein MRKELLSGLRSGGRGTGLGLALVSALAFGGSGVAAKPLIEAGLDPLHVVWLRSAGAALVLLPLAWRHRALVTRRPALLAGFGLLAVAGVQTCYFAAISRIPVGVALLVEYLAPALVLGWVRFVRRRAVSRAAAAGVVLAVGGLACVVEVWSGLRFDALGLLLALGGAVCQVGYFVLSDHGGDDAEAADPVGVIAYGFLLGALLLTAVARPWTMDAHVLAGSAGLRGGDVPAVVLLAWLVLVATVAAYLTGVVSVRLLSPQVAGVVACLEAVVATVLAWVLLGERLSVPQLVGGAVVLLGAFVAQRSAPRDGGVRGGGEGADGLGDGLRDGSRDGLCDGLRDVGSRGGLGRAEGGADGRELSGGAPRS
- a CDS encoding Clp protease N-terminal domain-containing protein, coding for MQSRTPDIGGADEVPLSTEVAAAVAGARRRALRDGDRQIDTAHLLHSLLEADPETRLALPGGPDRLVRLLGYLVQRSIGYGLRWRGRVEDSRALPLLPEGGVPGWSPAAAIAMGEAYARAAVRGPGPVEGLDLLHALALDPRCRAVEVLERAGIDAEGLCVRPGAGRWVRSHAGDGPVGA
- a CDS encoding PadR family transcriptional regulator, coding for MRYPHGHEHPGFGRRGGGERGERGGRRAFGPFGPPFGGPPFGGRGRGGPGGRARRGDVRASILALLKDRPMHGYEMIREIAERSGGAWRPSPGSVYPTLQLLEDEGLISSASEGGKKLFALTDDGRAEADAGSAAPWEQVAGGADRETAQEIRQAGFALMEAFGQVWRTGSEEQREQALAVVNETRRKLYLILAEGD
- a CDS encoding DUF2867 domain-containing protein is translated as MARLTTAAFTEQPWRIHAITGDFSVEDVWSFRTPGAGPDDFPVMVEALRAAGGIRNQPALARLLFAARWRLGALLGWDAPSESVGSRVASLRDRLPADLRDAPRGWDDDAMPLKAVYELRDESARELANKTVHTIMHLGWVPGGAGDHELRMTVLVKANGRFGRLYMALIAPFRYLVIYPAMTRRWEQAWRDRPVAGRGPGPS